The DNA segment TCCTCCTTCATTTGATCATTTATTGCCGTATAGcatgaataaaatgcatttacgCTGTCTCAttgtttgtttaaatgatatGTTGTTTGAGAATTTCAGCTGGAAGACTTCAGGGGATTTTGGACATCTGCAAGTTTAGCTGAGGTTATGAGGAGTTGAGAAAGTGGTGATTGCACCAGAGAGACCTTGAAAAGGGCCTTGGAGTCCTTGGCAAGTTTACAACATGAGATAACATAATCTCTGATACTGGAAGAGCTGCTCACACATATGAGAGAAACCTTTAGACTATAATAGTTAAGTTAAATTTGCCTTCgcatttttagattaatattaaaaccaataaaaagGAATGTTACTGATTGCAAAAACTTCTGATTTACTtagatttttaatgtgttaaggcCATTTAATATTTCTCAGAGTCTTCTGACCAAGCAATacgtatttaaaaatatatataatttataacaagAGTAAAGCTAAACCAGTTAACCCTGCTACAGAAACCTATGAACtagtaaaaataatgtaataaactgAAGCTGCACATTCAGTCCTGCTGTGAAGTACTTACAGCGATCATCTCCTCATAGAAAATGTACAGTATGGATTCCTGTTCTTCAGCATGAATCCAGCCTTTGACATGATCAAACCAGGAACCGAACATGACTGTGAATAAAAGACATTAGGCTTGAGcaaattttacaaaacatgtaACAActacattacaaaacaaaaaggaaagaatGGGCCCCTACtacaaagaaacacacacacacacgtcacatgtgtaatcagtccaatagaTGACATTCCTCTTCAGTAACTCGAGCTGCATTGGAGAACActttgggaacgagaatgcccaagccgccagactttcaaatctttGCCTAGTGTGGAATCCTGCACAGTTcgggcgagagaacagaagagccaggagtggctcgcatatctagGTCACAGAACCTGACAAAGGTTaggggcgtggaccatcccgcagggTCACAGATGTCCTACATCGAGACACCTggcaagaaggccttggaggcagCAACACTCCTTCTAAAGTAAGCTTTGACCCCTGGAggtgaggggagatcagaggactcataaGCAAATCTCTTTTACAGGGATCATAGCACACCAGCAGCTGGTCCGCCCTTCTCCACaaggcagctctgtggacatatgGATCCACTGCTCCAgtgcactggacacatacaattaagcttttcctggtctggctccctgaagggagGAGGACTGAAGGCTTGGAGTACGACAGGCCGTGGTGTAGAGGATGGGACCTTAGGAACATACCCCACTCAAGGGTACAGAAACACTTGGGACAGACTGGGCGCAAAGTCAAAATAGGAaagggccactgagagggcctgcagATCTCAACTCTCTTGAGAGAAGATATCGCCAGAAGAAAGGTAGTTTTGATAGTAAGGTGGCGATCAGAGATCTCCACGATAGGCTTGAAGGGAGGCCTACAGAGAGCTTCTAGCACCACAGCCAGGTCCCATGTGGGAACACGAGCTCGTACAGGAGGCCTCAGACTCagtgcaccatggaggaaactTGTAACTAGGGAGTGTCTGCCCACTAACTGGCCACCACTAAtgctcggcccggccagaacgtgGCTACTAATAGCAGACGGACCCCTccagaactcccaggagcagagcaaTCAGGGGAAAGTCTTAAAAAATCAAGCCTCCGCCACATCTGTACCTTGGAACCTTaccaatggagctggatgagtcaaagaGAAGCAGAGGGGAGAGTGTGAAGTCTCTCGAGTCAcaaacaggtccacctgagcCTGTCAAAATTTTTTCCATATCTTCTTTaccacctcggtgtgaagcctcTACTCCCCTTGGCCTCGTCCCCTGCCTCATAAGGATGTCTGTTCCCATAttcagatgcccaggaatgtaatctgctctcagcgagaggagtttgccctgggacccaCAAGGATCTGCTATACTAGTTTGTACAAACGACGTGAgcgcagacctccttggtggttgatatgAGAGGCCtctgctgtgttgtcggtgcgcaccaacacatagttacctcttaggtctgggagaaagtgtTTTAGTGCCCAAAGCacagccagcatctccaggcagtttatATGCCTCCATAGACCGTAGGCATCGCCATGTGACCTTGACTGTGTGAAGCGGgtttctgaaactgcttgacattGAGTGACCGGTCTTCTCTGCCCCTTGCAACTGCGGTGAGGAATGACtcaatccgagcaggagacatacgtgcctgcatcgtggtctaATCCCTCACACCTagataagtggtcctctgtaatggtgAAAGCAGAGGGACCACCTCGAAGGTCTCCTTCCTCAAGAGACTCTCTACTTCTTGTTCCATGACCAGAAGCTGCTCGGGGCCCACTGGCATGGGAATGACTCATTTGAAACGAGGTGGTGGAGAACCGAACTTGATTCTGTAGCCTCtctctacagtgtgcaggacacacggagacacatttggcagtagtttccatgctgccaaatagtctactaagggaatcagtctctcgagatgTAATCAgagcagctatatatatatatatatatatatatatatatatagtacagaccaaaagtatgGACAccctttctcattcaaagagttttctttattttcatgactataaaattgtatatatatatatatatatatatatatataagttgtctatatctatttatctatctatctgtctgtctgtctgtctctctgtctgttacAGGTGAGGTAGTCCTAAAtgtaaaacaaagggagagacgaggatctggaacaaataaggagtttactgatgaaaacgaaggaggtacagactatattaacaatattacatttagcatacaacAAACACATCAACAACGATAATCAACAATGATAAACATCGACAATCACGGACcaagaggaactgaacagaacgggtattaatacacacagaaggtaatgagagaacaggagacaggtgaggatcaatcaattaactaaaacaagaaaaggaagatgaccaaataaggaaacgtgacagttcgccccctcccggaacggtgcgtcctcgcaccgcaagaggaataccagcggagggagggtgggggttctggaggcgggcgaggagcaggccaggagcaggtgacgagggagcatggaggtagggaccagagcggagtggatggagggaggagccagggaggagcccggagcaggaggagccagatggtccaccagagaccagccaggacggagatccacggtggagtcgacggcgggaggagccacggtggagaagcggccgacgacaccagggggccgacaggaggagattgcaccggtgggtgaggagcccaagatggagcagcacagccgcagagccagggtgacgtcgaggatccggagggcctaggtggagcataaggctctggcgaccaaggcggaggcggggtcctggaagactgCTGTGTAGCCGGAGTGATGGAGGATgatggtggaaccagagggaaggaggagcctgacagagccggagggatgaagtgatgaggtggaaccagaggagtggagtcccgaggcggcggatggtcgacgactgaccaaggtggagccggagggacgagggagcctggtggagcaggtgggatgacaggccacggtggagacgagggagctaagagccaaggtggagccgctgggtcgaaggaccgaggaggagtccagggctcggaggctggaggcggagacagggccttaacatgccaaggcggagctggagactggcagtccagcggcgaaccatcgcacccagatggcgcggactgagggtgagctgcgggactgactggcaccagcagggatgacgaggaactggctggtctaggaggaggagagagaggaaggatgggaggaaacacaggaggatcagggctggacggaaccagcggtgggagagggaggctgggaagGAGTAcaggagacataggaaattcagagctgggcggaacctgcggagacataggaaaatcagagctgggcggaaccagcagagacataggaaattcagagctgggcggaaccagcggagagacagaaaattcagagctgggcggaaccagcggagacataggcaattcagagctgggcggaaccagaggagacataggaaattcagagctgggcggaaccagcggagagacagaaaattcatagctgggcggaaccagcggagagacagaaaattcatagctgggcggaaccagcggagaaacagaaaattcagggctgggcggaaccagcggagaaacaaaaaattcagggctgggcggaaccagcggatatggagcagaggagctgactggaggaggtaggagtgggagactgagagggtatacaaggggatcagggctggatggaaccagcggaaaaacaggtAATACaagaattacctccatagaccagtccatgagATCCACAAGTCCACAAGCTCCATATCTCCCGAGACCGactacagctcaccctcagtcgcaggagtgtgggcagggctttcctccacgccctcaatctccacgaggactcccatgatgcacggtgttgccagctcacacacctggtcagtcgcgctctcgacgtCCCGAATCGGCtcgggctctggctccgtgtggcttgatggtggctggctggtctctgggtcggaagtggggctggagatatcctcttcggcggtgctgatggtccacgaagatccattcttctccagcacccactccacaaaagcggcgaaatcctctcggggaccgttcgctggtaggcgtgccttactccgctcactcaggccggtgtagaaaaagttagagagcgagcggtcggggaagtgaatAAGGCACGgcagatctagaaagtccctggtgtggtcctccagcgaacggtccagttgctccaggcataggagacggactgctgggatggccattccgggagaggaggaaaaaaaagcaaaaaataaatgaaagaaaaaacgccgctaaattaACTATACtgttaggtccgtgattctgttacaggtgaggtagtgctaaacgtaaaacaaagggagagacGAGGacctggaacaaataaggagtttactgatgaaaaCGAAgaaggtacagactatattaacaatattacatttagcatacaacAAACACATCAACAACGATATCAACAATGATAAACATCGACAATCACGGACcaagaggaactgaacagaacgggtattaatacacacagaaggtaatgagggaacaggagacaggtgaggatcaatcaattaactaaaacaagaaaaggaagatgaccaaataaggaaacgtgacactgtctgtctgtttgtctgtctgtctgtctgtctgtctgtctctctgtctgtctgtttgtctgtctgtctgtttgtctgtctgtttgtctgtctgtctgtctctctgtctgtctgtctgtctgtataggGGAATTGCTGTTGATTCACAAGATTGCCAATGCTCCACAATTTTTGGTGTTTTATCCAGTAAAATAAAGATTGAACAAGCTCTAAATCCAGCAATCCAGTTTAAGATGCTCATAGTAAGAATTATTTAGCCTTGAAGTCCATACCGTTTCCATCAAGGAACTTCTCCATGAACTCGTCTTGGGTTCCCGGATTCACCAGGTATGAGGCCATTCCATAGAAGTGATACGAGGACGTGAACACATCTTTGGGGTTACGCAGGACATAAAGAACCTGGAGCACAGAGCACAACACAAttatctgaatgcattttattaaatGGTGCACAATGTGTGATTTATTCCGTCTTGAGAGCGGTTTTTACCCTGGGCTTTATTTTGAAGTAAGACTGGTTCATCATGTGGTGATGGAAGTGAGTTGCAAAGACGCGTGGAGAAGCTCTCTGCTCCAGATTCAGCAGGATCGCCCGGTGTTCCTCCAGCCATGGCACTCGGTCCCAGTTTGGCACCGTCAGCACCGGAGTCAGATCACCTTCACTCAAGATCAGAGGAACCACCTCCTGCATCCATGTTGTGCCTGTGGAGCCAAGCACAGCTCACAGCTCCAGCTCACTTTCATTCACACATAGGAATACGCCATAAAGTGTTGCAAAGCCAACAAAGAGTGCATTTATAAGAACTTGGCACATGCATTTTAAAGTAGATTTTTAAAAGAGTTTTTCGTAGTTTACTTTTAAGTGACACAGACCTGCATAACAATAAAAGACTGAGTTTGCCTTTCTGCATTTAGCTTGAGTCTTAAAAGTCTTAAAAACAAAACTCAAGCAAGCAAAGcaatcccttgtgaaaaagagtATCACTAGGAATTAAGGTACTTTAAAAGCATGTGACTTaattaaaatgcatgttatttacaattaaatgaaaacacattattttacatttacagtacattaaaTGTGATTAGTTAACttaagtttgattttttttttacccacttaAAGTATATGTAAATTTAGAAttgtatattgtcttttttaaaataattaaagtgtACTGTATGGCcatttatgataaactaaaatatactttcatataatttctattgaaaatgtttattttcaattGTGAAGTTGtagtacatttaaatatattatactttaatctaatatattaaataacattttacagttAAATTTCTTTACaagtgctttagtatgttagtcatcACATCAAAATAAGCATAGTTCTTCAAAGCACAACAAATGATTATTACAACTAGGcctgtcaaatcgattaatctCATTTactcacatccaaaataaaagtttgtgtttgcatgatatactgtatgtgtgtgcatgctttGTATATTTGTCATGTATATATagatacacaaacatacatgtatatatttaagaaaatcatatataaataggaatacatatatacaagtgtaaatatttatttaatgtatatgcatataaatatacatataatgtaaacacaaacatttattttggatgagatTAATCGCATTTAATTGtattgacagccctaattgaAACTTAATGATTTAAATTgtgctttaaagtaaaacttaatTTGACACTGACATCTGCTAAAGTGTTAAGAAATAATAttgaaagtgtctctctttaagtggcctgtttttttttattaatattatattatctgcaagtgcagttttaaatatatatatacttttaagatttgaagtacactacaaagtAAACATTCAATACATTTTagtgcatttagtatgatctgcATCATAAAGTCCTAAAGCTCACCAGATTTGGGGTAAGTGGCGATCAGGATGTCCTCCGGATGGAAAGTGAACTCCTCGCAGTATCTCAGGCTTTCAGGAGGATGTAAATGCATCGGCACATACACACCTTTATACAGCGAGTACAGCTCAGCCTCCGTCATGTTCTGAAGCACTGCAGACTCAAATGCAGATCCTGTGAGCATTAAGTGAATTACTCCTCCTTCATTCTCCAGACCTTCAGTACAGTCAACAGATCATAAATGGGATCTTTCGCAACTGTTTGTGCTTTTGTCAAGGAACCAAATGAATGTCATCAACTTTGCAATACATTCATGTTCCTGATGCTTAGCTAATGCCATCTGTTTGCTGCAAAACTTTATTATAATACAGGAAATAATGTCTCCAACCATGAAGTTATTGACAGTACACTCAGTTTACAGACTTTTTttgacatgtttcttgagcagtaaatcatcatattttcatgatttctgaagatcatgtgacacacatgtgaaaatacagcggagcatcacagaaataaattacactttaatagagattcacacagagaacagctgttttacattataataatatttcacaatttttactgtagtttttgatcaaataaatacagccttttgGAGCAGAAGagactagaattttttttttaacttttgaacagtaccaaagttaaaatgcattataatatgtgAAGGTTTATTTGGcacatgttttaatgcattatactgGACTTTCTAAAGGTGCAACAAAGAATAGATAAAATATTCTAACTATGGCTCCAATAATTCATGAGATCATACAATGCATTGTAATGTgcataattaatgtattttttttataatgcaaatTATAAAAAGGCTTTAAGTGTTACCGTTTTATGTTTCATATGCAGACTGTTTTATGCTTGTAATAGAGGCCAAAGGGCTGTATGAAACTGTCTCTGAATGTGGCATGCAAATGGTATAGTCAGTCAATCTAAAACTATGCagccaaacatttatttattttacattatgcaATAAAGATTGCAAAACACAAAAGTGTTCTATAAACATTACTTTgcccaaacattttaataacttttataaaatgttagTGAAGGTTGTGATAATCTGGGGATTTGTGACACTAGTGATAAAAAAAAGGAGTTTGGGTGTCACCCAGTTTTGGTATAGTGGCTaaacaacttatttttttttttttgtgatgtcaacttcaaatttggaatacAGAAGTATAACTTTGATTATAGCAATTTTAGAGTTCTAGTTATTTTGTAAAAGTTATATTTTGTAtaacatataaaaaatgtttagtgcagtgcatttgttttacagttAACTTCTGTTACCTTAGATCTGATTTCCGAAGCATTCATGAATCACTTTATGTTTGAATAGAGCATTGTTATATCTATTTTCACATCAGCTAAAAACAGCAGCAACGTGAGTTGGACCTGGAAGAGTCTCCAAAATGATCGCTCTGATCTCTGCTGGACTGTAGACAAAAACCTACGTTGCCTTAGTTTTGCTGTACATCATATACTTACATACTTGCACCCAGTTAATGAAGAGCAATGTCACAAATGaacaacaaacacacatttaaagcTCTGCACCATAACTCATttagacgtcacttcctgtttgttgttggcggctgtactgcgtttgagctccgtcactatattcttttcattgactatttttaactcaaaaaacaattgtatacatcatcgtttccgtttatataacgtgtgaatatatcctctattgtattctacaacaaaaacaatcagagcgcctcgctatcactagttttattttgatctcccgggtccgctattagcttttagcccgttaccatcagcggcgtggttgcagctaactgcgctaacattgctaatactctattcacacacattaccactgctgtactcactgttacttgatttaatggcggatgaatgtctccactctgtgcagctcgagctcgaggccgtgggaaagcagattcgcgacctggaggggtgaggcaggcccagctgagagagcggagaaccgcgctggaatcatcccgggctgacgctcacaagtccggggtaagtatacagcgatctgttaacagtcccaccacgtctactccgtgtgtttctctgcacaggcccggtgcacccaggacgcgatcttcccagatgtccttcactgcgacgccgggacaccacggaccctgggtgcatccacagcggaggacgcgagccgggtcccgggcgacgacttctccccctcctgccttcgacatctccatccggaaccgcttcgctcccctccgcgagacaggacgcgacgctgtgatcatcggagactccatcgtccgacacgtaagtgctacgttagccgaaggtaaagtgcacactcattgtttgcctggtgctcgtgttctcgatgtttctgcgcagatacccgcgatcctgaaggtcgacgagagccccagagcggtcgtgcttcacgccggggttaacgacaccacgctgcggcagacggagacgctgaagagggacttcaggagcctgatcgagacggttcgcagcacgacgcccgcggcgacgatcgtcgtgtcaggaccactgcccacgtatcgacgaggacacgaaaggttcagtagactttttgctttaaatgaatggttgttgtcatggtgtaaagaacagaaactgctatttgttaataactggaatcttttctgggagcgtcctaggctgtttcgcgctgatggattacaccccagcagaatcggagcggagctgctctctgacaacatctccaggacacttcgctccatgtgactagtaagacaattctctaataactattatgatgagttttgttccacccgcttaaatgataaaagtacttgtgctgtaaaaactattaagactgtgtctgttccccgaatagtgaggtcaaaatataatgtaggatctagaaaaaatcttatcgtaattaaaccagaaaaatgtaaagtaaatgaacaaaaacaatttttaaagtttgggctcataaatattagatcactcacacccaaagcagttattgtaaatgaaatgatcacagaaaatagttttgatgtactctgcttgactgaaacctggctataaccaaatgattattttggtctaaatgagtctactccaccaaactactgttataagcatgagccccgtcagactggtcgtggaggaggtgttgcaacaatatatagtgatattctcaatgttacccagaaaacaggatacaggtttaactcttttgaaatacttctgctaaatgttacactgtcagacatgcaaaagaaatctaatgtatctcttgctctggctactgtgtatagaccaccagggccgtatacagaattcctaaaagaatttgcagatttcctctcagaccttctagttacagttgataaggcgctaatcatgggagattttaatattcacgttgataatgcaaatgatacattaggacttgcgtttactgacctaataaactcctttggagtcaagcaaaatgtcaccgggcccactcatcgttttaatcatacactagatctaattatatcgcatggaatcgatcttactgctatagatattgtaccccaatgtgatgatattacagaccatttccttgtatcgtgcatgctgcgtataactgatattaactatatgtctcagcgttaccgtctgggcagaactattgttccagccaccaaagacagattcgcaaataacctgcctgatctatctcaactgctatttgtacccaaaaatacacatgaattagacgaaattactgacaacatgggcactattttctctaatacattagaagctgttgcccccatcaaattgaaaaaggttagagaaaaacgtactgtgccatggtataacagtaatactcactctctcaagaaagtaactcgtagtcttgaacgcaaatggagaaaaactaacttggaagtttttaaaattgcatggaaaaacagtatgtccagctatagacaggctctaaaaactgctagggcagagcatatccacaaactcattgaaaataaccaaaacaatccaaggtttttatttagcacagtggctaaattaacaaattaccagacgccacctgattcaaatattccaccaacgttaaatagtaatgactttatgaatttcttcactgataaaatagataacattagaaatacaatagcgaatgtagattctacagcgtctaacacttcagtttcatccatcgcacccaaagataaactgcagtgctttacaaatataggacaggaagagctaaataaacttatcactgtatctaaaccaacaacatgtttattagatcctgtacccactaaattactaaaagagctgttacctgtagccgaagaaccgcttctcaatatcattaactcgtcgttatctttaggtcacgtcccaaaaccattcaagctggcggttatcaagcctcttattaagaaaccaaaactagatcctagtgtactggcaaattatagggctatttcaaatcttccatttatgtctaaaattttagaaaaagttgtgtctgctcaattgagcaccttcctgcataaaaatgatctgtatgaagaatttcagtcaggttttaggccccaccatagcacagaaactgcacttgttaaaattacaaatgacctgcttcttgcgtcagatcaaggctgcatctcatttctagtcttacttgatcttagtgctgtgttcgacaccatagatcatgacatactcatagatcgattacaaaactatacaggtattcaagggcaggctctaagatggtttagatcctacctgtccgatcgctaccattttgtttacttaaatggggtgtcatctcatttatcatcagtaaaatatggagtgccacaaggatccgtcctaggtccccttctattttcaatatacatgttgccccttggtaatattattagaaaatacggaattagcttccactgttatgctgatgatactcagctatatatttcaacgagaccagatgaaacttcccaattatctaagctaacagagtgtgttaaaaatgtaaaagattggatgacaaataattttctccaattaaattcggataagacagagatattaattattggaccaaaaaacaccacacagaatcttgtagattacaatctgcaactagacggatgtactgttacttcctctacagtcagaaatctgggtgttatattagacagcaatttgtcttttgaaaatcatatttccaatgttacaaaaactgcattcttccatcttagaaacattggcaagctacgaaacatgttatctgtttctgatgcagaaaagctagttcatgcattcatgacctctagactggactattgtaatgcacttctaggtggttgtcctgtttcttcaataaacaagctacaggtcgtccaaaatgcagcagctagagtccttaccaggtcaagaaaatatgatcatattaccccaattttacagtctctgcactggctacctattaagttccgtatctgttacaaattatcattacttacctataaggccctaaatggtttagctcctgcgtacctaactagccttctaccacgctacaacccatcacgctccccaaggtcacaaaacgctggacttttggtagttcctaggatagcaaagtccactaaaggaggtagagctttttcacatttggctcccaaactctggaatagccttcctgataatgttcggggttcagacacactctctctgtttaaatctagattaaaaacgcatctctttcgccaagcattcgaataatgtatctcttaaattgtgagtgtagttgcatctgcatttttattctttagcttgggttaaactaattttactttgttggatcagcagctatgctaatgatgtctctattttgtttctatgttttgccacgggatttacatcccgtggtaactaggatttacacaagctccagtctggatccagaacacctgagaagagatgatgctgaccctcagaggaccccagatgatcctaaccctgaatcaacaaacagaactaac comes from the Carassius carassius chromosome 39, fCarCar2.1, whole genome shotgun sequence genome and includes:
- the LOC132121151 gene encoding sulfotransferase 2B1-like isoform X1 — its product is MLTGSAFESAVLQNMTEAELYSLYKGVYVPMHLHPPESLRYCEEFTFHPEDILIATYPKSGTTWMQEVVPLILSEGDLTPVLTVPNWDRVPWLEEHRAILLNLEQRASPRVFATHFHHHMMNQSYFKIKPRVLYVLRNPKDVFTSSYHFYGMASYLVNPGTQDEFMEKFLDGNVMFGSWFDHVKGWIHAEEQESILYIFYEEMIADLKGSVEKMAKFLGKSLSPDMMENITKHCVFKSMKQNKMSNLSLVPEEYMDQKKSEFLRKGIAGDWKNLFTEAQEQRFDAVYNEKMRDVTFKFMWD
- the LOC132121151 gene encoding sulfotransferase 2B1-like isoform X2, with amino-acid sequence MTEAELYSLYKGTTWMQEVVPLILSEGDLTPVLTVPNWDRVPWLEEHRAILLNLEQRASPRVFATHFHHHMMNQSYFKIKPRVLYVLRNPKDVFTSSYHFYGMASYLVNPGTQDEFMEKFLDGNVMFGSWFDHVKGWIHAEEQESILYIFYEEMIADLKGSVEKMAKFLGKSLSPDMMENITKHCVFKSMKQNKMSNLSLVPEEYMDQKKSEFLRKGIAGDWKNLFTEAQEQRFDAVYNEKMRDVTFKFMWD